The region ACTGGACGCGGGCAACCACACAGGCTGGGCACAACGATATCTGCGTTTTGGCCGCCCGGGGCGCATCGTAGGGTCGACCTGCGGCGCGATGGGGTATTCCGTTCCGGCGGGCGTCTCTGCGGCGCTGGCGCATAAGGATCAGCTGGTGCTGTCATTCGTCGGCGATGGTGGCTTCATGATGAGCGGGCAAGAGCTCGCCACCGCCGCGCAATACGGGGCAACGCCGATCGTGCTGCTGTTCAACAACGGCATCTACGGCACCATCCGCATGCATCAGGAACGCGATCACCCCGAACGCATTTCAGGCACCACGCTGATCAATCAGGACTTCTGCAAAATGGCCGAGGGTTACGGCGCGCATGCGGAACGCGTGACCAAAACCGCCGACTTCGCCGCCGCGTTTGACCGTGCCCGCGCCAGCGGTCGCCCGGCCTTGATCGAACTGGTCACTAACCCCGAACAGATCTCTACCCGCACCACGATCGCGAAACTGCGCGATGCAGCAAAGAAATAGGCTCTAAACCCTGGATTAGAGCCACATATCGACACCCCGCCCGCTCGTTTTTACGTGGGCGGGGCCCCTCCCCTAGCCGCGCCCGATAAAGGGCATCTTGGTCGCCATCACCGTCACGAACATGGCGTTTGAAGCAGGCGGCAGGCTCGCCATATAGACCAGCGTGCGGCCCACATCCTCTACATCCATGCGCGGCTCTGCCCGACGTGACCCATCCGGTTGCAGCACACCCTGGGCCATCTGCTCTGTCATCTCGCTGGCGGCATTGCCGATGTCGATCTGACCACAAGCGATGTCATGCGCCCGCCCGTCCAGCGACAGCGACCGCGTCAGCCCCGTCACCGCATGTTTCGTCGCCGTGTAGGGTGCCGAGAACGGGCGCGGCACATGGGCAGAGATCGACCCGTTGTTGATGATCCGCCCGCCCTTGGGCGACTGCCGTTTCATCAACCCGAACGCCGCGCGCGCGCATAGAAACGACCCCGTGAGGTTCGCGGCCACAATGGCGTTCCAGTCGTCCAGCGACAGGTCGTCAATCTCGACCGCGGGGGCGTTAACGCCCGCATTGTTGAACAGTAGGTCCAACCGCCCGAACTGCGCCTCGATCCGGTCAAACAGCGCCAGCACATCCGCCTCGACCCCGACATCCGCGGTGATCGCCAGATGCCCCTCCCCCGCTAACGCGGCGCAGGCCTCCTCTAGCGGGGCCATCCGGCGCCCCGTCAGCACCAGCGTAAACCCTGCGTCTGCCAGCGCTGCGGCGCAGGCGCGCCCGACGCCGCTGCCCCCGCCGGTAACCAGTGCAATCTTCCTCTCCATCATCCCCCCGATCTGCGCCTTTGTGATCCGCGCAAGCTGATTTATACCAAGGGCATAGCAACCCGTTTTCCCCCCTGACGCAAGCCGAAGGACGCCGCAATGATCGACCTCTATACCTGGACCACCCCGAACGGCCGCAAGGTCTCTATCCTGCTGGAGGAGTTGGGCGTACCCTATACCGCCCACCCCATCGACATCACCAAGGACGACCAATTCGCGCCCGACTTCCTTAAAATCAGCCCCAATAACAAGATCCCCGCGATCAAGGACCATCACAACGGCCTCTGCCTGATGGAATCCGGCGCGATCATGTGGTATCTCGCTGATAAATATGGAAAATTCCTGCCGAACGATGCGATCGGACGTGCCAAGGTGCATGAATGGCTGATGTGGCAGATGGGCGGCTTGGGTCCGATGGCCGGACAGGCGCATCACTTCTTGCAGTTCAACCCGGGCAAGGCCCCCTACGCCGAAACCCGCTATGCGACAGAGGTCCAGCGGCTTTACGGCGTGCTCGACAAACAGCTCGAGGGGCAAGACTACATCTGCGGTGACTATTCGATTGCGGATATGGCCTGTTGGCCCTGGGTCGCGCGCTATGAATGGCAGCGGGTGGACCTGACGCAATTCCCCAATGTGTTGCGCTGGTACAAAGCACTGCGCGCCCGCGACGCGGTGATCAAAGGGTATCAAGTGCCGAAAGATGTGGGCGAGGTTCCCCGCGGGGAACCGTAAGCCGCGCGCACAATCACAGCCCGTCGATCAGTATATCCAAGGCCCGCTTCAACGCATCGCGTTCTGCCTCAAGCGAGGTCACCCTGTCGCGCAACGCGGTGCCGGGCACGGCGGCCAGCTCTTGCGCCCGCACGATCCAAGCATTTCCGTCGACCTCTACCTGCGGGGTCAGACCGGGAAAGGCAGCGTACCGCCCCGCCTCGCGCAGCGGTGCCACCACGCGCGAGGCGTCGATGCCAATCAGGTCGGTTTGCAGATCCACCACAAGCTGCCCGCCCGCAAGCCGGTACACATCAAACTGCGCCATAGCTCGCCCTAGAAACTGCGGAAGCGTTCAAGCGGCAGACCCTCGGCCTCTACCTCTTGCGCATAGGTATCCAGCGCCTGCTGGTTCTCGATCCGCCAGCGGCGGTTGCGTTCTGCCTTGGCGGCGTCCGAAATCGCGGCCTCGGCCAACCGCGACATGTTCAGCCCAAGCGCGCGCGCCGTCTCGGCGACGCTGGCATCCAATGTAAGATTCACTTTGACACGGCCCATGGCACCCTCTCGCATTATGCGTATAGGGCAGGAGTATAGTTGAGGCTGAGGCTTCGGGCAAGGTGGCGCGGGTTGGCGCGTATATGTGGGCCTATCTCGCCCATTAGTCCCGCCCCGGCGCAAAGAAGAAGGGGCAAGGCGATCCGCCCTGCCCCCTTCGAGTTTCAGTCTTTCTGATCCAGCGCTGCAAGAAACGCCTCGATCCCGCGCTGTAATCGCGCCTTGCTGACAGCCGAGAAATCGCGCGGCAAGCGCATCTCTACCTTCCCGTCCGACGCGATCACCCGCATCTCCCCCTGTGGCAACCCAAGCCGCAAGGATGTCTTGGCAGAGCTTCGGCCCGCGGGTTTTGGCGCGGCTTTCTTTGCCGTGATCCCTGCCCGCAGAATCCCAAGTTCGGCATCGGCATCCCGTTCAGGCTGCTTGATCAACGCCTTTTTCAGCGCCATCGCATTGCCCGCCTGCGCATCAAGGAACCGATAAACATCTAGCCCAAGCGCCCGCGGGATCGCCTCGGGGTAGCGCAGCGCGCCGTCCAGATCGGCAAGCATACGGGCGAACTGCCGGATATAGGTCTTCTTCTGTTTCAGCGCCGAGGCATAGAGCGTGCCAACCGCGTCACTCACCTCGACGCCCGAATCCTGCGCATAGGACAGGGCCAGTCGCGCCATCTCGCCAAAGGACAGATCTTTGCGCACAAGGTTCTCGTCCACCATCTTGCGATACAGATCCGCAAGGGGTTCCCCGCGGGGAACCAGCGCGGCGGGGATGCGGGAATAGCGCGGGTCGCCGGTTTCAGCCGCAAGTTCGCGGAAGGCGGTGAGCCGGCGGAAGCCTTGAATAAGCTCATACCCATTATCCGTCTGCTCCACCCGAATGGGATTGGAAAGGCCGACCGACTGGATCGACTGCTTCAGCTCTGCCAGTTCGGGGTCGACATTGGCCGACCGGTCGCGGGTCAGCTTGTCGGTATGCACATCCGAGGTCTGGATCAGGTCGGTGATCAACCCCAGCCGTTTCAGCCGCACATGCTCGTGCGCCAGCGCGTCGTTTTCCGCTCGAATGGCGGCCTCTGCGCTGGCGCGCTCTGAGGTGGCTTCAAGCGTTTCCGAGATCGCGCTCGCCATCGGGCCGCGTCGCGACGGGGCAGGGGGGTTGGGCACAGGATCAGAGTTCTGCAACGGGTGGCCCTGAATGTTGTACTCCTTCACAACGGGCGGTTCGGCAGGTGCGTTCCCCGCGGGGAACCCCGCGTCTTCCTCTTCATCCAGATCGAAGTTGATATCGAAAACAGAGCGTTTCTTAACCATTATTCATCCTCCAGTTTATCCCACGCATCGACAAGCGTGGCACGGAATTCATCATAGGCCCGATCAAAGGAGGCCCGCGCGCGGCGCCAGGTCTCGCGGGTCATCTGGCGGTAATCCATCTCGTAGATCGACGACAGGAACCGGCCTGACTGTTCAACCGCGCGGGTCATTTCAATCGGGTGCTCTGCTACATGTGGCTTAAAGACCTGATTAAATGCTGACTGCATCGCACGGTGCAGATCGTTATTAGGCTCGAAACGGGTCAATAGAAACTTGATGTCAGCAAAGGCCTTGACCGGATCGGTGCCCGACGGCAGCCGCCCGCGGAAGCGGCCCAGATCCTCAAGCGCCTCAGACAGCTGGCCGATGAAGCTGGTGGTGCTGTCATACTCCCAATAGCCGGGGCCGGACGGAATATACAAAACATCCGCCGCAAAGACCGCGTTCATCGACTGGTAGCCAATGGCGGGCGGGCAGTCGAAGATGATCAGGTCATAGGCGTCCGGCGGGATCGTATCAAGATAACGGGACACGGCGGCAAAGAACGACCATTCGGGGTTCAGGTGCCGGTACTGCGCGCTGGCAAATTCGACGAAGGCGGCGTTGGCACAGCTGGGGATCAGGTCGATCGTGGGCCAGCTGGTCGGCTTGATGAAATCGGTGGCGCGCAATTCGCTCAGCCCCATGCCGGTGACAGAGGCAGGCAGTTTGCGTTGGGGCAGGGTGGCCCCACTTTCCGCGCCGCCTTGCACCGCGTTCATCCGCTCTGTCTCGCGGATCAGGTCGCGGGCCATGATACCCCAGACAGTGACCTCTTCCGAGACATCCGACAGCCCCATCGAATGGCTGAGCGTGGCCTGCGGATCGAAATCCACGGCCAGCACGCGGTAGCCGTCAAGCGCGGCCGCATGGGCGAAATGCAGCGCGACGGTGGACTTGCCCGCGCCGCCCTTGAAGTTCGCAATCGCGGCACGCACCGCCCGCTTGCCCGCAGGGCGCGGCGGCATCAGCGACCGGTTCTTGATCTTCAGCTTGCGCCGCAGCTCGTTGATCTCTTCCAGCGCATACCAGCGCTGGCGGCCTTCCTCTTCCACCTGCCCCTCGGGCAGGGACGGGTCGGCGGCCAGCCGGCCGCGCAGGGTCGACGGGTTGGTCTTAAAGATCAGCTCCGCCACTTCCCAGCTTGAGAACCGGCGCAGGGTCTTTTCCATCTCGGGCGAATAGGTCTGATGCCGGATGTGCCCCTGCATCTTGAGCGACTGCGCCTGAAGCTTTGCCAGGTCCGCATAGGTAAACATAAGCTGTCCTTTTCCCTACCCGTTCCCCGCGGGGAACCGTCGCCCCGCACGCTGTGGCGGCACCGGAAACCCCGAAAGAGAACGCTAATTACTACTCAATTTGGATTTACGCTGAATTTGCGTCTTATGGAAAGACATTTATTCTATAAACAGGTTTTCAATATCCCTTATACCACAGGGCCCCGGCGCGATTCGGGCGATAGGCGCGGCTCTATAGCTCCGGGGCGGAAATATAGGGGGACAGCAGGATCAGCCCCGCGACATATTGGGGGACAAAAACGCTGTAATAGGGGACGCTCTGGATGACCCCCTATACCAATGATACCTCAACTTTCAAATTTGAATGGGGAAGAAAGAGGGTAGATGCAAAACCAATCCTTGACAGAATCGGGTTTCCGGACGCAAATCAGGGAAGAGGCGGAAAAGACGTTGTCTACGCCCCGAGGATCCATCAAGAGATCGAACTGAGGCTGCACATTCACACCGTGCCAGATCGGAGCAGCTATGCTTTCACCGAAACCCGTGGGGCGTGACGCCGCCGCGCGCAAGTATGATATCATCACCGCCTTGGGGGCCTATGCCCTTGCCGGCGGGAAACATGATCACCGTCTGGTGCTGCGCTTCATTACACTTGTAACGGCGCGCTACAACTGGGCGCGCAATGAACTGGCCGTGGGTCAACGCGAGATCGCGCAGCTTTGGTCCGTCGATGAACGCACCGTCAAACGCGAGATGGCAAAGCTGCGCGGCTGTGGCTGGCTGGTGGTCAAACGTCAGGGCGCGCGTGGACGGGTGACGGAATACGGGCTCGACCTTGATGCGATCCTTGAAAAGACGCGCCCGCAATGGCCGCAGGTCGGGCCGGACTTTGATCTGCGCATGCAGGGCGCGCCGGAACCGACGCGGGTGGTGCCTTTGCCCGTGCGTGGCACCGCCCCGACGCCGCCTGTCGAAGGGGGCAGCGAATGGGCGTTGGCGCAGGCTGTGCTTCATGCCGAAGATGCCGGTGTCTATGGCAGTTGGCTGCATAATCTCACGCGGCAGGATCGGGCAGGGGGGCGTGTCACGCTTCAGGCCCCCAGCCGTTTTCACGGGGCCTATGTGCAGACCCATCTGATCCCCCGCGTTCTGGCCGCATTGCAGGCCGTAGATAGTGACGTGTCCGAGGTCGTGATCACGGCCTAAACCGGATCGGCTGAACGGGGGGCCGCGGGTCCCACGCTTTGCCATTGTAATCCGCGAAACCGCAGGCGACATTCCCCGCAATTAAACTGTTGCCCCTGCGTCAGCAGGGAAGGGGAGGATACCATGCAATTGAACGGACAGGCCGCCATCGTCACCGGTGGCGCTTCGGGATTGGGCGGGGCCACGGCAGCGTTTCTGGCGCAGGCCGGGGCCAAGGTCACTATCTTTGATATGAACGCTGAACTGGGCGAGGAAAAAGCCACCGCCATCGGGGGCAAGTTTCTGCGCGTTGATGTCACCGACGAAAGCGCGGTAGAGGCCGCGATCGCGGAGGCCGAAGGGCTGCACGGCAAGGCGCGTATTCTGGTAAACTGCGCGGGCATCGGCCCACCTGCCAAGGTCGTGGATCGTGACGGCGCGGCGCTGCCCTTGGCGAGTTTTACCAATGTGGTGAATGTGAACCTGCTGGGGTCGTTCAACGTGCTGTCGAAATTCGCCGCGGCCTTGCACAAGGCGGAGCCCGTGGGCGAGGAACGCGGCGTGATCATCAACACGGCGTCGGTCGCGGCGTTCGACGGCCAGATCGGGCAGGCGGCCTATGCGGCATCGAAGGGCGGGATCGTGGGCATGACCTTGCCCGTCGCCCGCGAGCTGGCGCGCTATGGCATCCGGGTGATGACGATTGCACCGGGGCTGTTCCTCACACCGCTGCTGGAGGGTCTGCCGCAGGAGGCGCAGGATTCGCTCGGCGCGCAGGTGCCCTTCCCCAGCCGTTTGGGCGATCCGTCGGAATACGCCAAGATGGTCGGGGCGATTATCGACAACCCGATGCTGAACGGTGAAACGATCCGCCTTGATGGCGCGATCCGCATGGCACCGAAATAGAGACTGAATAGAGGGGAAAGCGTTATGGCACATGCCTATATCGTAGAGACAGCCCGCACCGCAGGGGGGCGCCGTGGCGGCGCGCTGCGCGACTGGCACCCTGCCAATCTGGGGGCCGAAGTGTTGAATGCGCTGGTGGCGCGGTCCGGGATCGACGGCGCGGTGATTGATGACGTGATCGTCGGTTGCGTCAGCCAGGGCGGAGAGCAATCCTTTGCCTTCGGGCGCAACTGTGTGCTGGCCTCGAACCTGCCGCAATCGGTGCCCGCGGTCACCATCGACCGGCAATGTGGCAGCTCGCAACAGGCGGTGCAATTCGCGGCACAGGCGGTGATGTCGGGCACGCAGGATGTGGTTGTCGCCATGGGTGTCGAAAGCATGACACGGGTGCCGATGGGGTCGAATGTATCGCTTTATGCCAAGGCGGGGTTGGGCGAGGGCCCGTTCAGCGACCGGATCGAGGCGCGCTACGGCACCAAGAATTTCAGCCAGTTCATCGGCGCGGAAATGGTCGCGCAAAAGCACGGGTTCACCCGCGCGGAACTGGACGCCTATGCGCTGGAAAGCCACCGCCGCGCCACCGCTGCGCGGGATGGTGGGGCCTTTGACGCAGAGATCATTCCGCTGGCCATCGAGGGCGGGATGCACACCCGCGACGAAGGCATCCGCGATGATGCGACGCTTGACGGGATTTCCTCTGTTAAACTGCTTGATCCGGACGGCATGATCTCTGCAGCGAATGCGTCGCAGATTTGCGATGGGGCGGCGGGCGTGTTGGTCGTGTCCGAAGCCGCGCTGAAGAAATACAATCTGACGCCGAAGGCGCGGATCGTGAACCTGACGGTGACCGCGGGCGATCCGGTGATCATGCTGGAGGAACCGCTGCCCGCCACAGACCGCGCGCTGGAACGGGCCGGTATGAAGATCGACGACATCGATCTGTTCGAGGTCAACGAAGCCTTTGCGCCGATCCCGATGGCATGGGCAAAACACACCGGGGCCGATCCGGCCAAGTTGAATGTGAATGGCGGCGCGATTGCGCTTGGGCATCCCTTGGGGGCCTCTGGTGCGCGGCTGATGACGACGCTGGTGCACAGCCTGCATACGCGCGGCCAAAAATACGGGTTGCAAACCATGTGCGAAGGCGGCGGCATCGCCAATGTCACCATCATCGAGGCGCTGTAGTCCCGATCACAAGAAGGGAGTGACGGACGCAACGTTCGTCATTTCCAAAGCGCGCACATCCTGACAAGTTGCAGGAAAATAATACGTCCCGGAGGAACAAGATGACGCTACCCGCCCTTTTCGACAATTTGCGTATCCCGCTGATTGGCAGCCCGCTGTTCATTATCTCGAACCCTGATCTGGTGATTGCACAGTGCAAGGCCGGTATTGTGGGCAGCTTTCCAGCGCTGAACGCACGCGAAGCGGAAGGCGAACCGATTGAGCTGGACCGCTGGTTGACGCGCATCAAGGAAGAGCTGGACCGTCACAACCAAGCGAACCCCGACAATCCCGCCGCCCCCTATGCGGTGAACCAGATCGTGCATAAATCCAATGCGCGGCTTGAGCGGGACGTAGAGATTTGCGTCAAGCACGAGGTGCCGCTGTGGATCACGTCGCTTGGGGCGCAGGAATGGCTGAACGATGCGGCGCATGGCGCGGGCGGTGTTGTCTTGCACGACATCATCAACAACCGCTTTGCCCATAAGGCGATTGAAAAAGGTGCCGATGGTCTGATCGCCGTGGCCGCAGGGGCAGGGGGGCACGCCGGTGCCTTGTCGCCGCTGGCGCTGATCCAGGAGATCCGCGAATGGTTCAACGGGCCGCTGTTCCTGTCGGGGGCGATTGCCAAGGGCGACAGTATTCTTGCGGCGCAGGCCATGGGCGCGGATGGCGGCTATGCCGGGTCGGCGTTTATCGCCACGCAAGAGGCGAATGCCGACGCACGCTACAAGCAGATGATCGCGGATTCGGGGGCCTCGGATATCGTGTACTCCGACTTGTTCACCGGCGTTTGGGGCAACTATCTGAAAGCCTCGATCGAGGCGCAGGGCATGGAC is a window of Sulfitobacter pontiacus DNA encoding:
- a CDS encoding SDR family oxidoreductase; protein product: MMERKIALVTGGGSGVGRACAAALADAGFTLVLTGRRMAPLEEACAALAGEGHLAITADVGVEADVLALFDRIEAQFGRLDLLFNNAGVNAPAVEIDDLSLDDWNAIVAANLTGSFLCARAAFGLMKRQSPKGGRIINNGSISAHVPRPFSAPYTATKHAVTGLTRSLSLDGRAHDIACGQIDIGNAASEMTEQMAQGVLQPDGSRRAEPRMDVEDVGRTLVYMASLPPASNAMFVTVMATKMPFIGRG
- a CDS encoding glutathione S-transferase family protein — protein: MIDLYTWTTPNGRKVSILLEELGVPYTAHPIDITKDDQFAPDFLKISPNNKIPAIKDHHNGLCLMESGAIMWYLADKYGKFLPNDAIGRAKVHEWLMWQMGGLGPMAGQAHHFLQFNPGKAPYAETRYATEVQRLYGVLDKQLEGQDYICGDYSIADMACWPWVARYEWQRVDLTQFPNVLRWYKALRARDAVIKGYQVPKDVGEVPRGEP
- a CDS encoding CcdB family protein, with product MAQFDVYRLAGGQLVVDLQTDLIGIDASRVVAPLREAGRYAAFPGLTPQVEVDGNAWIVRAQELAAVPGTALRDRVTSLEAERDALKRALDILIDGL
- a CDS encoding type II toxin-antitoxin system CcdA family antitoxin, giving the protein MGRVKVNLTLDASVAETARALGLNMSRLAEAAISDAAKAERNRRWRIENQQALDTYAQEVEAEGLPLERFRSF
- a CDS encoding ParB/RepB/Spo0J family partition protein produces the protein MVKKRSVFDINFDLDEEEDAGFPAGNAPAEPPVVKEYNIQGHPLQNSDPVPNPPAPSRRGPMASAISETLEATSERASAEAAIRAENDALAHEHVRLKRLGLITDLIQTSDVHTDKLTRDRSANVDPELAELKQSIQSVGLSNPIRVEQTDNGYELIQGFRRLTAFRELAAETGDPRYSRIPAALVPRGEPLADLYRKMVDENLVRKDLSFGEMARLALSYAQDSGVEVSDAVGTLYASALKQKKTYIRQFARMLADLDGALRYPEAIPRALGLDVYRFLDAQAGNAMALKKALIKQPERDADAELGILRAGITAKKAAPKPAGRSSAKTSLRLGLPQGEMRVIASDGKVEMRLPRDFSAVSKARLQRGIEAFLAALDQKD
- a CDS encoding AAA family ATPase; the protein is MFTYADLAKLQAQSLKMQGHIRHQTYSPEMEKTLRRFSSWEVAELIFKTNPSTLRGRLAADPSLPEGQVEEEGRQRWYALEEINELRRKLKIKNRSLMPPRPAGKRAVRAAIANFKGGAGKSTVALHFAHAAALDGYRVLAVDFDPQATLSHSMGLSDVSEEVTVWGIMARDLIRETERMNAVQGGAESGATLPQRKLPASVTGMGLSELRATDFIKPTSWPTIDLIPSCANAAFVEFASAQYRHLNPEWSFFAAVSRYLDTIPPDAYDLIIFDCPPAIGYQSMNAVFAADVLYIPSGPGYWEYDSTTSFIGQLSEALEDLGRFRGRLPSGTDPVKAFADIKFLLTRFEPNNDLHRAMQSAFNQVFKPHVAEHPIEMTRAVEQSGRFLSSIYEMDYRQMTRETWRRARASFDRAYDEFRATLVDAWDKLEDE
- a CDS encoding DnaA N-terminal domain-containing protein, with product MLSPKPVGRDAAARKYDIITALGAYALAGGKHDHRLVLRFITLVTARYNWARNELAVGQREIAQLWSVDERTVKREMAKLRGCGWLVVKRQGARGRVTEYGLDLDAILEKTRPQWPQVGPDFDLRMQGAPEPTRVVPLPVRGTAPTPPVEGGSEWALAQAVLHAEDAGVYGSWLHNLTRQDRAGGRVTLQAPSRFHGAYVQTHLIPRVLAALQAVDSDVSEVVITA
- a CDS encoding SDR family NAD(P)-dependent oxidoreductase; protein product: MQLNGQAAIVTGGASGLGGATAAFLAQAGAKVTIFDMNAELGEEKATAIGGKFLRVDVTDESAVEAAIAEAEGLHGKARILVNCAGIGPPAKVVDRDGAALPLASFTNVVNVNLLGSFNVLSKFAAALHKAEPVGEERGVIINTASVAAFDGQIGQAAYAASKGGIVGMTLPVARELARYGIRVMTIAPGLFLTPLLEGLPQEAQDSLGAQVPFPSRLGDPSEYAKMVGAIIDNPMLNGETIRLDGAIRMAPK
- a CDS encoding acetyl-CoA C-acetyltransferase, whose amino-acid sequence is MAHAYIVETARTAGGRRGGALRDWHPANLGAEVLNALVARSGIDGAVIDDVIVGCVSQGGEQSFAFGRNCVLASNLPQSVPAVTIDRQCGSSQQAVQFAAQAVMSGTQDVVVAMGVESMTRVPMGSNVSLYAKAGLGEGPFSDRIEARYGTKNFSQFIGAEMVAQKHGFTRAELDAYALESHRRATAARDGGAFDAEIIPLAIEGGMHTRDEGIRDDATLDGISSVKLLDPDGMISAANASQICDGAAGVLVVSEAALKKYNLTPKARIVNLTVTAGDPVIMLEEPLPATDRALERAGMKIDDIDLFEVNEAFAPIPMAWAKHTGADPAKLNVNGGAIALGHPLGASGARLMTTLVHSLHTRGQKYGLQTMCEGGGIANVTIIEAL
- a CDS encoding nitronate monooxygenase family protein produces the protein MTLPALFDNLRIPLIGSPLFIISNPDLVIAQCKAGIVGSFPALNAREAEGEPIELDRWLTRIKEELDRHNQANPDNPAAPYAVNQIVHKSNARLERDVEICVKHEVPLWITSLGAQEWLNDAAHGAGGVVLHDIINNRFAHKAIEKGADGLIAVAAGAGGHAGALSPLALIQEIREWFNGPLFLSGAIAKGDSILAAQAMGADGGYAGSAFIATQEANADARYKQMIADSGASDIVYSDLFTGVWGNYLKASIEAQGMDPNNLERSDPSNMNFGADREKPKSWKEIWGAGQGIGAVKDVRPAAEVVERMATEYAAARKRLFDQTA